Proteins from one Kazachstania africana CBS 2517 chromosome 1, complete genome genomic window:
- the TDA5 gene encoding Tda5p (similar to Saccharomyces cerevisiae YLR426W; ancestral locus Anc_4.306), whose protein sequence is MSIDILIKYILLPLLQYPSILFVPFREIPQTVKIISIFYSVCLNVFLSINSWYKCYGARDWKKLSDYNNAVVVITGGSNGLGKAIVYRLFSKYPNITIVNIDLQELKMENKRLVQLKCNLGNDTELNDAIKSIKQLYSGQIRMIINNAGVRSSFKNFDEVDILDFENICAVNTMAPIKLIQALVPKASETNLHSQCYIVNIASTLGIVTPAKVTSYAVSKAALIAFHQSYGFELMTKNRSDIRLLLVTPGQLNTGMFSGFEPPRQFFAPVLDVDNLAEKILQCSERGERGSINEPFYAYFAHMLMSMPFSIQIMLRKLSKMDECLPDGK, encoded by the exons ATGAGTATCGATATATTAATTAAGTATATACTGCTACCATTATTACAATATCCAAGCATATTGTTTGTTCCCTTCAGAGA AATTCCCCAAACTGttaaaataatatcaattttctATTCTGTTTGCTTGAATGTTTTTTTGAGTATTAATTCATGGTATAAATGTTATGGGGCTCGAGATTGGAAGAAACTAAGCGACTATAACAATGCCGTTGTAGTTATTACTGGTGGAAGCAATGGATTAGGTAAGGCGATAGTCTACAGGCTGTTTTCCAAGTACCCCAACATCACCATTGTAAATATTGATCTACAAGAACTGAAGATGGAAAATAAGCGGTTGGTTCAACTGAAGTGCAATTTAGGAAATGATACTGAGTTGAACGATGCCATCAAATCCATTAAACAATTATACTCTGGCCAAATTAGAATGATCATTAACAATGCGGGAGTGAGATCGTCCTTCAAGAACTTTGATGAAGTGGACATACTCgactttgaaaatatatgtGCCGTAAATACGATGGCACCtatcaaattgattcaaGCTCTAGTTCCTAAGGCCTCGGAGACAAACTTACACAGTCAGTGCTACATAGTGAATATAGCAAGCACACTGGGGATTGTCACGCCGGCTAAAGTTACAAGCTACGCTGTAAGTAAAGCTGCTTTGATAGCATTTCATCAATCATATGGATTCGAGCTTATGACGAAAAATCGTTCTGATATTAGATTACTGTTAGTGACTCCAGGACAATTGAACACAGGCATGTTTAGTGGCTTTGAGCCCCCTCGTCAGTTTTTTGCGCCTGTTTTAGACGTTGACAATCTAGcagaaaaaatattacagTGTAGTGAAAGAGGTGAAAGAGGTTCTATCAACGAGCCATTCTATGCTTATTTCGCTCACATGCTCATGTCAATGCCTTTTTCCATCCAAATAATGTTGAGAAAACTCTCTAAAATGGATGAATGCTTACCAGatggaaaataa
- the TUS1 gene encoding Rho family guanine nucleotide exchange factor TUS1 (similar to Saccharomyces cerevisiae TUS1 (YLR425W); ancestral locus Anc_4.305): MFTSFVSDNKHLDGDIDRSSNTHDGMELPKLPPLNTRRSFVDELIQNTGGQKEQEESDQYAGTIITSHNFSESPVSNHPRSAQSPSIHRSSKTVHKLRRPPPPSSPGDSSPSVYRNRGSPQHSPFVGEDSVRHMSTPITSIESHKRSLARVYKSPFVGDDASDIVIQEQERLDSGYQRTGLIAIPFSDADSMKEISTPLDELDFYSRPPPPLTNSRNTSWMGKVSDDIESYYSDSNYTFNNSTARHSSFNSLYGAKPLELIPSITEPTHRFIIELLDENKLYQCYNISKLSDIYEWILKIYFEWFNEFIFGKIEFYQVIQRLLEFQLPQNFDQDTIDSNVDKIIASLVIQHAIRFERSDCQDTTAEHNDAQDILGSDNEITIIIAGLEVQGIFTELLPCYSFLDAAYDENESLSCYSYGCTNRLSRRNRGQIKISEVINTSVGLWTDYWHLTEEDLSEINPREIQRQSFIFDLIILEERSLNMANAAVEIYGKKFDAALLPEDPEFSNLAFKIFEPLIQLHKEYLLDPIFWKIKTKGKFIDGIGKIYLKWCNAAQNIYLEYAKSMATVHEIITWEKKHKTSFSKWLNEIDNSPEITRSKMYHDVIFFGGFFKSLQNMPITLASILKNTDPSIEDSELLKTAIANVEKLSASVDKIHGEAIDHRNLIRLSRQIVFDKTDSDNTVAYNNVSNKEMGEKNEKQNRLDLGLSDIDRRLIQAGLVMKKRELILDPTPVFIALLDNYFLIMEPITKNDNVSYKLMERPIPIDYLNLEKKNTIKDSTDITMNPFSKEGPLGHIVSSPITSVPSHLLGVASAAKAWQNDQKQYSTGISNSNPNEGELSFKIRNTATNESFTFLASNANEKDRWVDNIMTSLRNNGKRSFQNGLSFNILSTQFAYPDKAAPSNLPVAPDGSELDKALRSYERKNHHNKVVHPMRSTLLGAVYFNFQDSKFMLVATNYGLLLRLETDVDAKFVRVVKCNSIRRMEVNQKLGILFVLDNKNLIYFNLQNIIGAYYDPTNNLIDDLLVGIVIRDKVEYFKFAEDFDNSRHLFYERKGKVHILTPELDQITRALKYFKEYKEYKLPTSTSGLRITGVVNIVILKKCFIVCSSRGAILYNCTFNDDGIVLPSFLNDRKTFEQLSSTHLSTNPFKTTIESSSKKDSSRQKMAEYVKKDIILNKTKPIACFQMPHTQFFLIVYDEAVIKIDQFGQMPNWTEDVLVLDFHCSGATLYMGNLILTGDSLIQIYSLKNPDASMSKLIPTQIIKGKKVQLLSFEEKDAAIITLSHPNIADRQILLECRTGEI; encoded by the coding sequence ATGTTTACGAGTTTCGTTAGTGACAACAAACACCTCGATGGCGATATAGATAGGTCTAGTAATACTCATGATGGGATGGAATTACCAAAACTACCCCCATTGAATACTCGAAGATCTTTTGTGGATGAGTTAATTCAGAATACAGGAGGACAGAAAGAACAGGAAGAGAGCGATCAATATGCGGGCACCATAATTACATCTCATAACTTTTCAGAGAGTCCTGTTTCCAATCATCCTAGGTCAGCTCAGTCTCCATCAATCCACAGATCTTCCAAAACAGTGCACAAGTTGAGAAGACCACCTCCACCGTCATCACCAGGTGATTCATCTCCAAGCGTTTACCGCAATAGAGGTTCTCCACAGCATTCCCCATTTGTTGGTGAGGACTCAGTCCGACATATGTCTACTCCTATTACATCTATAGAAAGCCATAAAAGGTCTTTAGCTAGAGTCTACAAATCTCCTTTTGTTGGAGATGATGCATCTGATATTGTTATACAAGAACAAGAGCGTCTTGACAGTGGATATCAGCGTACAGGATTGATAGCAATTCCATTTTCAGATGCCGACTCTATGAAGGAAATTTCAACACCACTTGATGAACTCGACTTCTACAGTAGACCTCCACCTCCATTAACAAACTCAAGAAATACAAGCTGGATGGGTAAGGTCTCcgatgatattgaaagcTACTATTCTGACTCAAATTATACATTCAATAACTCTACTGCTAGACATAGTAGTTTTAACTCCCTTTATGGGGCAAAGCCTCTTGAATTAATACCCAGTATAACTGAACCGACTCATCgctttattattgaattattgGATGAGAATAAGTTATATCAATGTTACAATATAAGCAAACTATCTGACATATATGAATGGATACTTAAAATTTACTTTGAGTGgttcaatgaatttatatttggaaaaattgaGTTTTACCAGGTTATCCAGAGATTATTAGAGTTCCAATTacctcaaaattttgatcaaGACACAATTGATTCTAATGTTGACAAAATTATCGCCTCTCTAGTTATCCAACATGCGAtaagatttgaaagatcaGACTGTCAGGATACAACGGCGGAACACAATGACGCGCAAGATATCCTCGGAAGTGACAATGAGATAACAATTATCATTGCAGGCTTGGAGGTTCAAGGCATTTTTACAGAACTGCTTCCATGCTATTCATTCCTAGATGCAGCATATGACGAAAATGAGTCTCTATCTTGTTACTCCTATGGATGCACCAATAGGCTGTCCAGAAGAAACAGAGGGCAGATCAAAATCTCGGAGGTTATCAATACTTCGGTTGGACTTTGGACAGACTATTGGCATCTTACCGAAGAGGATCTTTCTGAGATAAATCCTAGAGAAATTCAAAGACaaagttttatttttgatttaattaTTCTGGAGGAAAGATCCCTAAACATGGCAAATGCAGCTGTAGAAATATATGGTAAGAAGTTCGATGCCGCCTTGTTACCTGAGGATCCTGAATTCTCGAACTTAGccttcaaaatatttgaaccTTTGATTCAGTTGCATAAAGAGTATTTGCTAGATCcaatattttggaaaataaaaacaaaaggaaaattCATTGACGGTATaggaaaaatttatttgaaatggtGTAATGCAGCACAGAATATTTACTTAGAGTATGCTAAATCTATGGCTACGGTACATGAAATTATTACGTGGGAAAAGAAGCATAAAACgagtttttcaaaatggcTGAATGAGATAGATAATTCACCGGAGATTACTCGTTCTAAAATGTACCATgatgttattttttttggagGCTTCTTTAAATCTTTACAGAATATGCCCATTACGTTGGCATctatattgaaaaacacTGATCCTTCAATAGAAGATTCAGAGTTACTCAAAACCGCCATTGCAAATGTAGAAAAACTAAGCGCCAGCGTAGACAAGATACACGGTGAAGCAATTGATCATAGAAATTTGATCCGTCTCTCGAGACAGATAGTGTTTGATAAAACAGATAGTGATAACACAGTGGCGTACAACAATGTATCTAATAAAGAGATGGGAGAGAAGAACGAAAAGCAAAATAGATTAGATCTTGGATTGTCTGATATTGATAGGAGGCTCATACAGGCAGGTCTTgtaatgaagaaaagggAACTGATTTTGGATCCTACACCCGTCTTTATTGCGCTTTTGGATAACTATTTCTTAATAATGGAGCCCATaacaaaaaatgacaatGTGAGCTATAAACTAATGGAAAGACCAATACCTATTGACTACttaaatttggaaaaaaaaaatactatCAAAGATAGTACAGACATAACTATGAATCCCTTCTCTAAAGAAGGGCCTTTGGGGCACATTGTGTCTTCTCCTATCACATCTGTTCCTTCACATCTTCTGGGCGTAGCATCTGCTGCTAAAGCTTGGCAAAATGATCAAAAACAATATTCAACAGGAATATCAAATTCCAACCCTAACGAAGGTGAACTATCCTTCAAAATAAGGAATACAGCCACTAATGAATCTTTTACGTTCCTTGCATCCAATGCAAATGAGAAAGATCGTTGGGTAGATAATATAATGACAAGTCTGCGCAACAATGGCAAAAGGTCCTTCCAAAACGGTCTAAGTTTCAATATTCTATCTACACAGTTTGCATATCCTGATAAAGCTGCACCATCAAATTTACCAGTTGCCCCAGATGGCTCAGAGCTTGATAAAGCTTTGAGGAGTTATGAAAGGAAAAATCATCATAATAAAGTCGTTCATCCCATGAGAAGTACCCTTTTAGGAGCTGtatattttaattttcaGGACAGCAAATTCATGTTGGTGGCAACAAATTATGGATTACTGCTTAGATTAGAAACTGATGTAGATGCTAAATTTGTCAGAGTGGTTAAATGTAATTCTATCAGAAGAATGGAGGTTAATCAAAAGCTTGGTATTCTTTTTGTCTTGGATAATaagaatttgatatatttcaaTCTTCAGAATATTATTGGTGCATATTATGATCCCACTAATAACTTGATCGATGATTTACTTGTTGGAATTGTCATAAGGGATAAAGTTGAGTACTTTAAATTTGCTGAAGATTTTGACAATTCAAGACATTTGTTCTACGAGCGGAAGGGGAAGGTGCATATTCTAACACCAGAACTTGATCAGATAACTAGAGCactcaaatatttcaaagagtACAAAGAATACAAACTACCAACATCAACAAGTGGTTTAAGAATTACAGGAGTTGTGAATATTGTGATACTCAAGAAGTGTTTTATTGTTTGTAGTAGCAGAGGCGCTATATTATACAATTGTACGTTTAACGATGATGGGATTGTGTTACCGAGTTTTCTGAATGATAGAAAAACTTTTGAACAGTTATCTTCGACCCATTTGAGTACAAACCCATTCAAGACCACAATAGAATCGTCTTCTAAAAAAGACTCTTCCAGGCAAAAAATGGCTGAATATgtaaagaaagatattatCTTGAACAAAACTAAGCCAATTGCATGCTTTCAGATGCCACACACCCAATTCTTTCTCATTGTATATGATGAAGCTGtaataaaaattgatcaatttggCCAAATGCCCAATTGGACTGAGGATGTCTTAGTTCTAGATTTTCATTGTTCGGGCGCTACTTTATACATGGgaaatttaatattgaCTGGAGACAGTCTAATACAAATATACAGTCTAAAAAATCCGGACGCTTCTATGTCCAAATTGATCCCAACtcaaattatcaaaggGAAAAAAGTGCAGTTACTAAGTTTTGAGGAGAAAGATGCGGCTATTATAACATTGAGCCATCCAAACATTGCAGATAGACAGATATTACTTGAATGCAGAACCGGTGAGATATAA
- the KAFR0A05650 gene encoding coiled-coil-helix-coiled-coil-helix domain-containing protein (similar to Saccharomyces cerevisiae MIA40 (YKL195W); ancestral locus Anc_4.302) — protein sequence MYSRQLIPRNISMLLRSRTTLPRLAQASPVLKRYNSSSSSSGPRYNKPLAWTLGAAAMLTGIYLVAPFDLLPKRPKVTEQIAIEPKGENPQAQTKDIDTEVTEENKNLGDNIEATSLPSEVPIEKKEASTDKKETTIEAGKLQVLENMELGETEEEVRKEGAYNPETGEINWDCPCLGGMAYGPCGEEFKEAFSCFIYSEADPKGIDCVEKFQHMQDCFRKYPEHYAEQLKEEEEATAVLEAESKGANEDFLDVKE from the coding sequence ATGTACTCTCGTCAATTGATTCCCAGAAATATATCGATGCTGCTGAGGTCGAGGACGACACTACCTCGTCTAGCTCAAGCTAGCCCAGTATTAAAACGTTACAATTCCTCATCTTCGTCGAGTGGTCCTCGTTATAACAAGCCGTTAGCATGGACACTTGGTGCTGCTGCTATGTTGACCGGTATATACCTTGTTGCAccatttgatttattaccCAAGAGGCCCAAGGTTACCGAGCAGATTGCTATTGAACCAAAAGGTGAGAACCCTCAAGCTCAAACAAAAGACATTGATACTGAAGTAACAGAGGAAAACAAAAACCTAGGTGACAACATCGAAGCAACAAGTCTACCATCAGAAGTTCCCATTGAGAAGAAAGAAGCCAGTACAGATAAAAAGGAAACAACAATTGAAGCTGGCAAATTACAGGTACTTGAAAACATGGAATTGGGTGAAACCGAAGAAGAAGTCAGAAAGGAAGGGGCATACAATCCAGAAACAGGCGAAATCAATTGGGATTGTCCTTGTTTAGGCGGTATGGCTTATGGTCCTTGCGGGgaagaatttaaagaagCCTTCTCATGTTTTATCTATTCTGAAGCTGACCCTAAAGGTATTGACTgtgttgaaaaattccaaCACATGCAAGATTGTTTTAGAAAGTATCCAGAACATTATGCTGAGCAATTGAaggaggaggaggaagCTACTGCAGTTCTGGAAGCAGAATCGAAAGGTGCAAATGAAGATTTCCTAGATGTAAAGGAATAG
- the MAG2 gene encoding RING-type E3 ubiquitin transferase MAG2 (similar to Saccharomyces cerevisiae MAG2 (YLR427W); ancestral locus Anc_4.308): protein MSSTNSRPDANFPKKNEVEDKKDGPMHNSSIEKRNSKKEKSSSNRARGGQKSTNNHGRRRRMGQHRRQQNYARAENLKNEHGYDLDLSIQEELTSGDFKLRGRRTQVSINHLLDFQLPEIERSKDLDVKARRNLRRNERGREHINLVGDSFINVNYRMLVNGRYDYEEQSCDPNIPIPDEKVVGVIVPKGQNCPICLCEEPVAPRMVTCGHIFCCSCLINFFSIDETITNKETGYTKKKKYKDCPLCGSIIRPQRVKPVVYEEENTIPVFKQSPSPGIVSTFYLMCKPLESMLPLPVTLKRDPRKIGNFPPVHLKEVASFGRIVKCDTQYSLELLQQDIDAIKVQLDIDKALYNQDEKYSKLAIEDVNTKIASVLSEEADNLTNTITEALDRLDLDTDVKSIYDDSTAHFFLQTTFHSPTKFFLSPLDIKILLTVFHNYSKFPDILEAIVENVHYGSIVTEQLIRRHKYISYLPIGTEIAFVDIDWRNVPFVTKEIYSQFASELNSRRREFKIKKQKEDKRKKLYQQKLEEEQAEFYRRDYSNYTPTSDMIHLNTVGDSNLALTSLPPSKTPLGTASENEDSSKKKSYEERTIWGTSISVIPDEKTSRENQDFEDMLLQRMQQETDNSQSSGKSKGRKKKKGKVLLFST from the coding sequence ATGTCCTCTACAAACAGTAGACCAGACGCCAATTTTcctaaaaaaaatgaagttgaagatAAGAAAGATGGACCAATGCATAATAGCTCCATAGAGAAGAGGAATtctaaaaaagaaaagagttcTTCGAATAGAGCTCGTGGAGGTCAGAAGTCCACCAACAATCATGGTCGCAGACGCAGAATGGGTCAACACAGAAGACAACAAAACTATGCCAGGGCAGAAAACTTAAAAAATGAACATGGCTATGATTTAGATCTTTCCATACAAGAGGAATTAACGAGTGgtgatttcaaattaagAGGACGTAGAACACAAGTTTCAATCAACCATCTACTAGATTTCCAACTAcctgaaattgaaagatcaAAAGACCTTGACGTAAAGGCTAGAAGAAATTTAAGGAGAAATGAACGTGGTAGGGAGCATATTAATTTAGTAGGCGATTCATTTATCAATGTCAACTACCGGATGCTTGTAAATGGTAGGTATGATTACGAAGAACAGTCTTGTGACCCCAATATTCCGATCCCAGATGAAAAAGTGGTGGGAGTAATCGTACCAAAAGGTCAAAATTGTCCAATTTGTTTGTGTGAGGAGCCCGTGGCTCCAAGGATGGTGACCTGTGGTCACATATTTTGTTGCAGTTGtttgatcaatttcttttctataGATGAAACTATTACGAACAAAGAAACAGGATAcacaaagaagaagaaatataaGGATTGCCCGCTGTGTGGCAGCATTATAAGACCACAAAGAGTGAAGCCCGTTGTTTATGAAGAGGAGAATACCATTCCAGTCTTTAAGCAGTCTCCTAGTCCAGGAATTGTTTCAACATTCTATTTGATGTGTAAACCACTCGAATCAATGCTGCCGTTACCAGTAACACTAAAAAGAGATCCCAGGAAAATTGGCAACTTTCCTCCAGTacatttgaaagaagttgCATCATTTGGACGAATCGTTAAGTGTGATACACAATATAGCTTAGAGTTACTCCAACAGGATATCGATGCCATCAAAGTTCAActtgatattgataaagCGCTATACAATCAAGATGAAAAGTATTCGAAACTGGCAATTGAAGATGTGAATACAAAAATAGCCTCAGTCCTTTCGGAGGAAGCAGACAACCTAACTAACACGATCACTGAAGCTTTGGATCGTTTAGATCTGGATACAGATGTCAAATCAATATATGACGACTCCACTGcacatttttttcttcagaCAACTTTCCATTCACCAactaaatttttcttatctCCTTTAGATATTAAGATTTTACTAACCGTCTTTCATAATTACAGTAAATTTCCTGACATTTTAGAAGCTATCGTCGAGAATGTCCATTATGGATCTATTGTAACAGAACAGCTGATCCGCAGACacaaatatatatcatACCTTCCCATAGGAACCGAAATTGCATTTGTTGACATTGATTGGAGAAATGTGCCGTTTGTTACGAAAGAAATCTATAGTCAATTTGCATCTGAATTAAATTCACGTAGAAGAGAgtttaaaattaaaaagcaaaaagaagataaaagaaagaaactaTATCAACAAAAACTAGAGGAAGAACAAGCTGAATTTTACAGAAGGGACTACAGCAATTATACTCCAACAAGTGACATGATACATTTAAATACCGTCGGGGACTCAAATTTGGCGCTAACTTCACTACCACCTTCTAAAACACCTTTGGGAACCGCAAGTGAAAACGAAGATTCAAGCAAAAAGAAATCTTACGAAGAAAGGACCATCTGGGGTACTTCTATATCAGTAATACCAGATGAAAAGACTTCCAGGGAAAAccaagattttgaagatatgCTATTACAAAGAATGCAGCAAGAAACAGACAACAGTCAATCATCGGGAAAAAGCAAAGGtagaaaaaagaagaagggCAAAGTCCTTTTATTCAGTACTTAA
- the KAFR0A05670 gene encoding uncharacterized protein (similar to Saccharomyces cerevisiae ACP1 (YKL192C); ancestral locus Anc_4.297), giving the protein MSSQKLARSTAIGNYNWSSLSQRFYATSNKLNKKEVVTRIADVIKSFNVDNKQLTNKSVTEATSYYDDLGLDSLDTVELLVNIEEEFEIEIPDDVADNLKTVGETAKYVMSNPEST; this is encoded by the coding sequence ATGAGCTCTCAAAAATTGGCTAGGTCCACCGCAATTGGTAATTACAATTGGAGTTCTCTATCGCAAAGATTTTACGCTACTTCCAACAAActtaataaaaaagaagtaGTGACTAGAATAGCGGACGTGATTAAATCCTTTAATGTTGACAACAAGCAACTTACAAACAAATCTGTCACCGAAGCGACTTCATACTATGATGATTTGGGCCTGGATTCTTTAGACACTGTGGAATTACTCGTTAAtatcgaagaagaatttgaaattgagaTTCCAGATGACGTAGCAGATAATTTGAAGACGGTGGGAGAAACCGCCAAATATGTTATGTCCAACCCAGAATCCACTTGA
- the SPP382 gene encoding mRNA splicing protein SPP382 (similar to Saccharomyces cerevisiae SPP382 (YLR424W); ancestral locus Anc_4.301), which produces MDREKRVNDDYANDEAPLLTKKLKKESDKADEFSKTYGIGAKLLAKMGFVSGQGLGKSNSGIVNPIDATTNANVGNRKAGLGMVSVSQGDYYSSSEESSDNDPTNKAFVTFDKKGTQSIADDIQDDDGMNYVLVEKLKGLNIITTEDASLLSESKNSLSKQDTSNFLQELRGVEEKLASIDAQLSIIETEFKDLRHEETLLRNVKTSFMQDHSSLEGCANSIMALSDSELIDKMMSKLLQEKLGPVNAWDALDGVCNNKKNIFLLNVSPIIDFLKYNLAEEDDSLNRTQTAIFKACYDMLLPYWKNFNLTSLDNIDNIISILINYEEVLKFIKSYAFIIENFIEPKLVEALQLWDIDSDNDASINPSIYLLDMVLVIDIHESNIRCKLKGILENKLVLFCHQWLKDSKIKSERNLVFVKEFIGVDDFNKIVRKIILPEFLGSKWSYHFDFNNELRSFSSLIDSDEPSESIDFVRRLITSRPLFVLEDYNHLIKGVFNEINKIIYQWLLYYDNGTTTYWFNWLVNKIFRNTQPIGQELVEIVKTLKFLVGYNGNNDKLKYLNENCICDENFDVKNILKDAEKPLDRNETHEYNMHNIPTKKVAVTFREVVEDYCEDRGYLLKKLPNAYIQLSDIHNSLVPVFEVTNEINKKKKSIAIKNDVVWVNTGDEYEPIYLWQLELS; this is translated from the coding sequence ATGGATAGGGAAAAGAGAGTCAACGATGATTATGCTAATGACGAGGCACCACTGTTAACTAAGAAGCTCAAGAAAGAGTCTGATAAAGCCGATGAGTTTTCAAAGACTTATGGTATTGGTGCCAAGCTTTTGGCGAAAATGGGGTTTGTAAGTGGTCAAGGTCTGGGAAAGAGCAATTCAGGTATCGTAAATCCCATCGATGCCACTACTAATGCCAATGTTGGTAATAGGAAAGCTGGTTTGGGTATGGTTTCAGTTAGTCAAGGTGATTATTACAGTTCTAGTGAAGAAAGTTCTGACAATGATCCTACTAATAAAGCATTTGTCacatttgataaaaaagGCACACAATCAATAGCTGATGATATCCAGGATGATGATGGAATGAATTATGTTTTAGTTGAAAAACTGAAAGgtttgaatattattactaccGAGGATGCATCTCTTTTATCTGAATCAAAAAACTCACTGTCAAAACAAGATACTAGTAACTTTTTGCAGGAGCTCCGAGGCGTAGAAGAAAAACTTGCATCCATTGATGCTCAATTATCAATCATTGAGACTGAATTCAAAGACCTACGACATGAAGAAACCTTATTAAGAAATGTCAAAACAAGTTTCATGCAAGATCATTCTTCTCTGGAAGGTTGTGCTAATTCAATAATGGCACTTTCAGATAGTGAACTCATCGATAAAATGATGTCAAAATTACTACAGGAAAAGTTAGGGCCAGTGAATGCGTGGGACGCCCTAGATGGAGTGTGtaacaataaaaagaaCATATTTTTACTGAATGTTTCACCgataattgattttctaaAGTATAACTTagctgaagaagatgatagtTTAAACAGAACTCAAACAGCCATATTCAAAGCTTGCTATGATATGTTGCTCCcatattggaaaaattttaatttaaCTTCTCTTGATAATATCGACAATATCATATCCATATTGATTAATTACGAGGAAGTACTAAAATTCATAAAATCTTATGCatttatcattgaaaattttattgaacCAAAACTAGTGGAGGCTTTACAACTTTGGGACATCGACTCAGATAATGATGCCTCTATTAATCCCAGTATATACCTGTTAGACATGGTATTAGTCATAGATATCCACGAGAGCAATATAAGATGCAAATTAAAGGGGATCTTAGAAAATAAACTTGTTCTATTTTGTCATCAATGGTTAAAAGATAGCAAGATAAAGAGTGAAAGGAATCTCGTTTTTGTCAAAGAGTTTATTGGAGTAGacgatttcaataaaattgtgagaaaaataattttgccTGAATTTTTAGGCTCAAAATGGAGTTAccattttgattttaataatGAGCTACGatccttttcttctcttataGATAGCGATGAACCTTCAGAATCAATAGACTTTGTTAGAAGGTTGATTACGTCACGCCCTTTGTTTGTACTAGAGGACTACAATCATCTAATAAAAGGTGTTTTTAATGAGATTAATAAGATCATATATCAATGGTTATTATATTATGATAACGGTACGACAACTTATTGGTTCAACTGGCTTGTCAATAAGATATTCAGAAATACTCAACCCATTGGCCAAGAACTTGTTGAAATAGTCAAAACTTTGAAGTTTCTAGTTGGCTATAACGGAAATAATGATAAGTTAAAATATCtaaatgaaaattgtatttgtgatgaaaattttgatgtcaaaaatatattaaaagaTGCAGAAAAACCACTAGATCGAAATGAGACACATGAGTATAACATGCACAATATACCGACTAAAAAGGTTGCTGTAACGTTCAGAGAAGTTGTCGAGGATTATTGCGAAGATAGGGGttatcttttgaagaaacttCCAAATGCATACATTCAGTTATCAGATATTCATAATTCACTAGTACCAGTTTTTGAGGTGACGAATGAAAttaacaagaaaaagaagtcAATAGCCATAAAAAATGATGTTGTATGGGTCAACACAGGTGATGAGTATGAGCCAATTTACCTTTGGCAACTTGAACTTTCGTGA